A single Microbacterium protaetiae DNA region contains:
- a CDS encoding HtaA domain-containing protein, whose protein sequence is MRHHHPNRWRRAAAGLAALALAAAGLAVTAPAYAADAPARQTTVDVTAASQADGLKLHVTGAGYTDLPPAVGGPTAGIYVALRDVTVSDDDVQTEAVVTAYVPVIVGGAWTADLQTSVDTLAADASYEVIVWVAHGYVTDASKLATQPVALTDAQHEALFPTPKPQPVTTVAVSSADAEGLKLHVTGSGYTDLPKASTGKDNAGVYVALRDVTMTDEQLNADTTAAPAVNYIWSGSITDGAWSTDVVAPVAKLDATASYEVIVWVAHGTITADTLLDAKAVELTDAQHEALFPATDPGTNPGETDPGETDPGETDPGQTDPGQSWKTTVAVSSADADGLKLHVTGSGYTDLPKASTGKDNAGVYVALRDVTMTDEQLNADTTAAPAVNYIWSGSITDGAWATDLVAPVAKLDATASYEVIVWVAHGTITADTLLDAKAVELTDAQRKALSSATDPGETDPGETDPGTTDPGATDPGTTEPGTTGPKAAISGGSTVKTGGKLVVSATGFAAGERVSAAVHSDPVSLGSKTASATGAVSFTWTVPAGFATGAHEVVLTAASGTVRVPFTVAAASGSKTLTPTAQVTCTTQTVPATAGTPHLSWGVKSSFVSYIGGGIANGSVTASNGAARSGSTFTWGSGTDTLASSGQGTVSFPGSVHFTGHDGALETTLSNPRVQITGARTGVLVLAVNSKTLEGGTVSNSSITFANLQFSSASATGGTASVTLTAAGAEAFAGFYSAGESFDALTVSFSGARAATTQKVCYDADGNRVNADGSAYVGPSLTASGFAVNTGGAPVAEAGAGQWGWIPLVAGLLLLTVVIRRATAARR, encoded by the coding sequence ACGGCCTGAAGCTGCATGTGACCGGCGCGGGTTACACCGACCTGCCTCCAGCCGTCGGCGGCCCGACCGCGGGTATTTATGTCGCGCTGCGTGATGTCACGGTCAGCGACGACGATGTGCAGACGGAGGCTGTCGTCACGGCGTACGTGCCGGTCATCGTCGGGGGAGCGTGGACGGCAGACCTGCAGACATCCGTCGACACTCTCGCGGCCGACGCCTCGTACGAGGTGATCGTCTGGGTTGCGCACGGATACGTGACCGATGCGAGCAAGCTCGCCACGCAGCCGGTCGCGCTGACCGACGCGCAGCACGAGGCGCTGTTCCCGACGCCGAAGCCGCAGCCGGTGACGACGGTCGCCGTCAGCTCTGCGGATGCGGAGGGTCTGAAGCTGCATGTGACCGGCAGTGGTTATACCGATCTGCCGAAGGCGTCGACGGGTAAGGACAACGCCGGGGTGTATGTCGCTCTGCGTGATGTGACGATGACCGATGAGCAGCTCAACGCCGATACCACGGCGGCGCCGGCCGTGAACTACATCTGGAGCGGATCGATCACCGATGGCGCGTGGAGCACGGATGTGGTGGCTCCGGTGGCCAAGCTTGATGCGACCGCTTCGTATGAGGTGATCGTCTGGGTTGCGCACGGCACGATCACGGCCGACACTCTGCTCGATGCGAAGGCTGTCGAGTTGACCGACGCTCAGCACGAGGCGCTGTTCCCGGCCACCGACCCCGGCACCAACCCGGGCGAGACTGACCCGGGCGAGACTGACCCGGGCGAGACTGACCCGGGTCAGACCGACCCGGGCCAGAGCTGGAAGACGACGGTCGCCGTCAGCTCTGCGGATGCGGATGGTCTGAAGCTGCATGTGACCGGCAGTGGTTATACCGATCTGCCGAAGGCGTCGACGGGTAAGGACAACGCCGGGGTGTATGTCGCTCTGCGTGATGTGACAATGACCGATGAGCAGCTCAACGCCGATACCACGGCGGCGCCGGCCGTGAACTACATCTGGAGCGGATCGATCACCGATGGCGCGTGGGCGACCGACCTGGTGGCTCCGGTGGCCAAGCTTGATGCGACCGCTTCGTATGAGGTGATCGTCTGGGTTGCGCACGGCACTATCACGGCCGACACTCTGCTCGATGCGAAGGCTGTCGAGTTGACCGACGCTCAGCGCAAGGCGCTCTCCTCGGCCACGGATCCGGGCGAGACCGACCCGGGCGAGACCGACCCGGGCACGACCGACCCTGGCGCGACGGACCCGGGCACGACCGAGCCGGGCACGACCGGACCGAAGGCCGCGATCTCGGGGGGTTCGACGGTGAAGACCGGCGGCAAGCTCGTCGTCTCGGCGACCGGGTTCGCCGCGGGCGAGCGGGTGAGCGCTGCTGTCCACTCCGATCCGGTGTCGCTCGGCTCCAAGACGGCTTCGGCGACCGGTGCGGTGTCGTTCACCTGGACGGTGCCGGCCGGATTCGCCACCGGCGCCCACGAGGTCGTCCTCACGGCGGCCAGCGGAACGGTTCGTGTTCCCTTCACGGTGGCTGCGGCATCCGGCTCGAAGACCCTCACCCCCACCGCACAGGTGACATGCACGACGCAGACCGTCCCCGCCACAGCGGGCACGCCGCACCTGTCGTGGGGCGTGAAGTCGTCGTTCGTCAGCTACATCGGCGGCGGCATCGCCAACGGCAGCGTCACCGCTTCGAACGGGGCCGCCCGCAGCGGCAGCACCTTCACGTGGGGATCGGGAACAGACACGCTGGCCTCGTCGGGTCAGGGCACGGTGAGCTTCCCCGGTTCGGTGCACTTCACCGGGCATGACGGGGCGCTGGAGACCACCCTCTCTAACCCGCGGGTGCAGATCACCGGTGCACGCACCGGCGTGCTCGTGCTCGCCGTGAACTCGAAGACCCTCGAGGGTGGCACCGTCTCGAACAGCTCGATCACCTTCGCGAACCTGCAGTTCTCGTCGGCGTCGGCGACCGGCGGCACCGCGTCGGTGACGCTCACGGCCGCCGGTGCCGAGGCGTTCGCGGGGTTCTACTCCGCGGGTGAGTCGTTCGACGCTCTCACGGTGTCGTTCTCGGGCGCACGCGCGGCAACGACACAGAAGGTCTGCTACGACGCTGACGGCAACCGGGTCAACGCTGACGGCAGCGCCTATGTGGGTCCGTCGCTGACGGCGTCAGGCTTCGCGGTGAACACGGGCGGTGCGCCCGTCGCCGAGGCCGGTGCCGGCCAGTGGGGCTGGATTCCGCTGGTGGCGGGCCTGTTGCTGCTGACCGTGGTGATCCGTCGCGCGACGGCGGCACGCCGATAA